One genomic segment of Candidatus Fusobacterium pullicola includes these proteins:
- the rpoC gene encoding DNA-directed RNA polymerase subunit beta' yields MGIRSFEKIRIRLASPEKIEEWSHGEVTKPETINYRTLNPESDGLFCEKIFGPTKDWECACGKYKRMRYKGLVCEKCGVEVTRSKVRRERMGHISLAAPVSHIWYSKGTPNKMSLIIGLSPKELESVLYFARYVVTETGESNLKEGKILTEKEYKLYKQLYGNRFEALMGAEAILKLLEKINLEELREELEKELDDVSSSQKRKKVVKRLKIVRDFIASNNKPEWMILKNVPVIPADLRPMVQLDGGRFATSDLNDLYRRVINRNNRLKKLLEIKAPEIVVKNEKRMLQEAVDALIDNGRRGKPVVAQNNRELKSLSDMLKGKQGRFRQNLLGKRVDYSARSVIVVGPSLKMNQCGIPKKMALELYKPFIMRELVKRELASNIKTAKKLVEEADDKVWDVIEDVIQDHPVLLNRAPTLHRLSIQAFEPVLIEGKAIRLHPLVCSAFNADFDGDQMAVHLMLSPEAIMEAKLLMLAPNNIISPSNGEPIAVPSQDMVMGCFYMTKERPGSKGEGKAFSNIAQALTAYHNGVLDTHAMIKVRINGEMIETTPGRLMFNELLPEVDKQYNQTFGKSQLKKLIAKLYDEHGFAETAELINKIKDFGYHYGAMAGVSVGIEDLEIPEAKKEILAKADEQVAQIEADYKAGKIINEERYRKTITVWSEATDAVTKAMMDGLDQFNPVYMMANSGARGNISQMRQLAAMRGNMADTQGRIIEVPIKANFREGLTVLEFFMSSHGARKGLADTALRTADSGYLTRRLVDISHEVIVNAEDCGTYQGIEVGELISEGKVIEELKERINGRVLAEDLVFEGEVVAPRNTLIGKELIKKIDELGIRKVKIRSPLTCALEKGVCRKCYGMDLSNHKEILLGEAVGVIAAQSIGEPGTQLTMRTFHTGGVATAAAVVTGVRAENSGKVAYRDVKILVNEENGDEIVVSQSAKLIIGNYDYEVPSGSILKVKEGQHVEIGETLVTFDPFHIPIIADQDGRIEYRELYVKENYDEKYDVTEFMAIKPVESGDINPRVVVFDAEGNTKGSYTIPFGAYLMVREGEEIKKGQIIAKIIKEGAGTKDITGGLPRVQELFEARNPKGKAMLTEIEGKIEVTGKKKKGMRVILVKSVSDSSDYKEYLVPVGERLVVTDGMLVKAGDKITEGAISPFDVLNIKGLVAAEQFILESVQQVYRDQGVTVNDKHIEIIVKQMFKKVRIVDSGASLFLEDEVVEKRVVELENEKLQALGKALIKYEPIIQGITKAAVNTGSFISAASFQETTKVLSNAAIEGKVDFLEGLKENVIIGKKIPAGTGFNAYKKIKAKVIEEDLMEQE; encoded by the coding sequence ATGGGAATTAGAAGTTTTGAGAAAATAAGAATTAGATTAGCATCTCCTGAGAAAATCGAAGAATGGTCTCATGGAGAGGTTACAAAACCTGAAACAATAAACTATAGAACTTTAAATCCAGAAAGTGATGGACTTTTCTGTGAAAAAATATTCGGACCAACTAAAGATTGGGAATGTGCATGTGGAAAGTATAAAAGAATGAGATATAAAGGTCTAGTTTGTGAAAAATGTGGGGTAGAAGTAACTAGATCTAAGGTAAGAAGAGAGAGAATGGGACACATTTCTCTAGCTGCACCAGTTTCTCATATTTGGTATTCTAAAGGAACACCAAATAAAATGTCACTTATAATAGGACTATCTCCAAAAGAGTTAGAGTCAGTACTATATTTTGCAAGATATGTAGTTACTGAAACTGGGGAAAGTAATTTAAAAGAAGGAAAAATCTTAACTGAAAAAGAGTACAAGTTATATAAGCAATTATATGGAAATAGATTTGAAGCTTTAATGGGAGCTGAAGCTATTTTAAAACTTCTTGAAAAGATAAATCTTGAAGAGTTAAGAGAAGAGTTAGAAAAAGAGTTAGATGATGTAAGCTCATCTCAAAAGAGAAAGAAAGTTGTTAAAAGATTAAAAATAGTAAGAGATTTTATAGCTTCTAACAACAAACCTGAATGGATGATACTTAAAAATGTTCCAGTAATACCAGCTGATTTAAGACCAATGGTTCAATTAGATGGAGGAAGATTTGCAACTTCTGACTTAAATGATCTATATAGAAGAGTTATTAACAGAAATAACAGACTTAAAAAACTGTTAGAAATAAAAGCACCTGAAATCGTTGTTAAAAACGAAAAAAGAATGCTACAAGAAGCAGTAGATGCTTTAATAGATAATGGAAGAAGAGGAAAACCAGTAGTTGCTCAAAATAACAGAGAGTTAAAGTCACTATCTGATATGTTAAAAGGAAAACAAGGAAGATTTAGACAAAACCTACTTGGAAAAAGGGTTGACTACTCAGCGAGATCGGTTATCGTTGTTGGACCATCATTAAAGATGAACCAATGTGGAATTCCTAAGAAAATGGCTCTTGAGCTATATAAACCTTTCATTATGAGAGAGTTAGTAAAAAGAGAGTTAGCTAGTAACATAAAAACAGCTAAAAAATTAGTTGAAGAAGCAGACGATAAAGTATGGGATGTAATCGAGGATGTAATTCAAGATCACCCAGTACTACTTAACAGAGCTCCGACTCTACACAGACTTTCAATACAAGCATTTGAACCTGTACTAATAGAAGGAAAAGCAATTAGACTTCACCCATTAGTATGTTCAGCATTTAACGCTGACTTCGACGGAGACCAAATGGCAGTTCACTTAATGCTATCTCCAGAAGCGATAATGGAAGCAAAACTATTAATGTTAGCACCAAATAACATAATATCTCCATCAAACGGAGAGCCAATAGCAGTTCCATCTCAAGACATGGTTATGGGATGTTTCTATATGACAAAAGAGAGACCAGGTTCTAAAGGAGAAGGAAAAGCATTCTCTAACATAGCTCAAGCTTTAACAGCTTATCACAATGGAGTACTAGATACTCATGCTATGATTAAAGTAAGAATAAATGGTGAAATGATAGAAACTACTCCAGGAAGATTAATGTTCAACGAACTATTACCTGAAGTAGATAAGCAATATAACCAAACTTTTGGTAAATCTCAATTAAAGAAATTAATTGCTAAGTTATATGATGAACATGGATTTGCTGAAACAGCTGAATTAATCAATAAGATTAAGGATTTCGGATACCATTATGGAGCTATGGCAGGGGTATCAGTAGGTATAGAAGACCTTGAAATTCCAGAAGCTAAGAAAGAGATCCTAGCAAAAGCAGATGAGCAAGTAGCTCAAATCGAAGCTGATTATAAAGCAGGAAAAATCATTAACGAAGAAAGATATAGAAAAACTATCACTGTATGGTCTGAAGCAACAGATGCAGTTACAAAGGCAATGATGGATGGACTAGATCAATTCAACCCAGTTTACATGATGGCGAACTCAGGAGCCAGAGGTAACATTTCTCAGATGAGACAGTTAGCGGCAATGAGAGGAAACATGGCCGATACACAAGGTAGAATCATCGAGGTACCTATTAAAGCTAACTTCCGTGAAGGACTAACAGTATTAGAGTTCTTCATGTCATCACACGGAGCAAGAAAAGGACTAGCAGATACTGCCCTAAGAACTGCCGATTCAGGATACTTAACAAGAAGACTTGTTGATATATCACATGAAGTTATAGTTAATGCAGAAGATTGTGGAACTTACCAAGGAATTGAAGTAGGAGAACTAATCTCTGAAGGTAAGGTAATCGAAGAGTTAAAAGAAAGAATAAATGGAAGAGTTCTTGCAGAAGATTTAGTATTTGAAGGGGAAGTAGTAGCTCCAAGAAATACTTTAATTGGAAAAGAACTAATCAAGAAAATAGATGAATTAGGAATAAGAAAAGTTAAGATAAGATCTCCATTAACATGTGCTCTTGAAAAGGGAGTATGTAGAAAATGTTACGGAATGGACTTATCTAACCACAAAGAGATACTACTTGGAGAAGCGGTTGGAGTTATTGCAGCTCAATCAATCGGAGAACCAGGAACTCAGCTTACAATGAGAACGTTCCATACAGGAGGAGTTGCAACAGCAGCAGCAGTAGTAACTGGAGTTAGAGCTGAAAACTCAGGAAAAGTAGCTTACAGAGATGTTAAGATACTAGTAAATGAGGAAAATGGAGATGAAATAGTAGTTAGCCAATCAGCTAAATTAATCATTGGAAACTATGATTATGAAGTTCCATCAGGATCTATATTAAAAGTAAAAGAGGGACAACATGTAGAGATAGGAGAGACATTAGTTACATTCGATCCGTTCCACATCCCTATTATTGCTGACCAAGATGGAAGAATTGAGTATAGAGAACTTTATGTAAAAGAAAACTATGATGAAAAGTATGATGTTACAGAATTTATGGCAATTAAACCAGTAGAATCTGGAGATATCAACCCAAGAGTTGTAGTATTTGATGCAGAAGGAAATACTAAAGGAAGCTATACTATCCCATTCGGAGCTTACTTAATGGTAAGAGAAGGGGAAGAGATTAAAAAAGGACAAATCATTGCTAAGATCATTAAAGAGGGAGCCGGAACAAAAGATATCACTGGAGGTCTTCCAAGAGTTCAAGAGCTATTTGAAGCTAGAAACCCTAAAGGTAAAGCAATGCTTACTGAGATAGAAGGTAAGATAGAAGTAACTGGTAAGAAGAAGAAAGGTATGAGAGTAATCCTTGTTAAATCAGTTTCTGATTCAAGTGATTATAAAGAGTATCTAGTACCAGTTGGAGAGCGTCTAGTTGTTACTGACGGAATGCTTGTAAAAGCAGGAGATAAGATAACAGAGGGAGCTATATCTCCATTTGACGTTCTAAACATTAAAGGACTTGTAGCAGCTGAGCAGTTTATCCTAGAATCTGTACAACAAGTGTATAGAGACCAAGGAGTTACTGTAAATGATAAGCATATTGAAATTATCGTTAAACAGATGTTTAAGAAAGTAAGAATAGTTGATTCAGGAGCTTCTTTATTCTTAGAAGATGAAGTAGTAGAGAAGAGAGT